One genomic region from Cardiocondyla obscurior isolate alpha-2009 linkage group LG01, Cobs3.1, whole genome shotgun sequence encodes:
- the LOC139108402 gene encoding uncharacterized protein, which yields MNNYETHVQTEKILDASVLEILDARLDPERLFLKSIHEDLAVRFTEIIRRRLPLEEKNTLFKKFLLPNNCKFLDPPKLNLEIKVCLQDPVNKRDDCIKNKQQSITAVLAAVIDSITKILDLDNSVKLGLLENLNGAFRLLADLQYNESIIRRSLIQKKLDSSVREILISTVPDEWLFSKELEDKVKAAKVLESSSKNGTRSPQTERFSTGLADTKFHLLKPFIKPPLQTFSPIKPQWSSHESMAIRDSISRLLEKGAICCVLQLEDQFLFNIFLIEKPDESYRLILNLKKLNNFIFTQHFKLEDAKIVQRLIYRNCFMDTIDLKDAYYFVFIKDSCRKYLRFKFENKIYEFRCLLFSLSSAPFLFTKLIKPVVAWLRQQGFLSCIYLDDILVFGNSYVFCKENVQATCQLLTKLGFIINKKKSVFTPSTSCKFLGLIYNSIKMTVELPKEKICKIKKLLKKFKKIRKYKIRDFARFVGSLEFCCPTLKYERAHMRSFERERIIALFRNNDNYDASMNISDAISDDLRWWKDHIDLVCNNIGFLNPELVIFTDASLSGWGTVYNNKQVHGYWNDQE from the exons ATgaataattatgaaacgcatgtacaaacagaaaaaattcTAGATGCGAGCGTTTTGGAAATTCTCGACGCTCGGTTAGATCCGGAAAGACTTTTTTTAAAGTCGATCCACGAGGACTTAGCGGTCAGATTTACAGAAATTATTCGGAGACGCCTTCCGTTGGAAGAGAAGAAtactctttttaaaaaatttcttcttcccaataattgcaaatttttagaTCCGCCTAAGTTAAACCTTGAAATCAAAGTTTGCCTTCAAGACCCGGTTAATAAACGAGATGATTGTATAAAGAACAAACAACAAAGTATTACAGCGGTTTTGGCAGCAGTTATTGATTCTATAACTAAAATTCTTGATCTGGATAACTCAGTTAAATTAGGATTATTGGAGAATCTGAATGGCGCATTTCGTCTGCTTGCTGATCTTCAATATAATGAATCAATCATTCGTAGAAGCctaatacaaaagaaattagaTTCATCTGTTAGAGAAATTCTTATATCAACTGTACCAGACGAATGGCTTTTTAGTAAAGAATTAGAAGATAAAGTAAAGGCAGCAAAAGTTTTGGAATCATCCAGCAAG AATGGCACTCGATCACCTCAAACAGAAAGGTTCTCGACTGGGTTAGCGGATACGAAATTCCATTTATTAAAACCTTTTATTAAACCTCCTTTGCAGACATTTTCACCAATAAAACCACAATGGTCCTCTCATGAATCTATGGCTATTAGAGATTCAATTTCACGTCTTCTAGAGAAAGGTGCTATTTGTTGTGTTCTTCAGTTAGaggatcaatttttatttaatattttcttgatTGAAAAACCTGACGAATcatatagattaattttaaatcttaaaaagttgaataattttatatttactcaacattttaaattagaagATGCTAAAATTGTACAACGcttaatttatagaaattgtTTTATGGACACTATAGATCTTAAAGACGCATATtactttgtatttattaaagattctTGCAGGAAATATCttagatttaaatttgaaaataagaTATATGAATTTCGCTGTCTTCTTTTCAGTCTGAGCTCGGCGCCATTCTTATTTACTAAACTTATAAAACCAGTGGTTGCTTGGTTACGTCAGCAAGGTTTTTTATCTTGCATTTATCTGGACgatattttagtttttggcAATTCCTATGTCTTTTGCAAAGAGAATGTCCAAGCAACGTGCCAGTTATTAACAAAACTCggctttattataaataaaaaaaagagcgtaTTTACTCCTTCCACtagttgtaaatttttagGACTGATTTATAATTCGATTAAGATGACAGTAGAATtaccgaaagaaaaaatatgtaaaattaaaaaacttttgaaaaagtttaagaaaattcgaaaatacaaaattcGAGATTTCGCAAGGTTTGTGGGCTCTCTCGAATTCTGTTGTCCTACTTTAAAATATGAGAGAGCTCATATGAGAAGTTTTGAGCGAGAAAGAATTATTGCGCTATTTCgaaataacgataattatgATGCATCAATGAATATTTCAGACGCAATTTCAGATGATCTTCGCTGGTGGAAGGATCACATAGATTTAGTTTGCAATAATATAGGCTTTCTTAACCCGGAATTAGTTATTTTTACGGACGCTTCTCTTTCGGGATGGGGAACggtttataataataaacaagTTCATGGATACTGGAACGATCAAGAATAA
- the LOC139108458 gene encoding uncharacterized protein: MDQHIKNLANATAAVSWKLDQITRRLYALDFVSIVRTLITDTLNDVHDITDFLTHSKSDMLNLRLFPLEKILAELKEAAGKLRRENHFPFRINEQSWYNIHEYAEISAYYKGNAIITIIKFPIVGYENFEVMRVTAIPVYSGDQFIINEIIAFDKENNNYLKLTATELEKCKRSDKQYVCTHSHPIYHAKANAPCEIQALTRPDRQPTQCKTRHLLSRATIWISLHEAQSWIFSTTEEQEIQIFCLNHPRNIIKIKNTDKLTIFGECQTKNEEDTRPEDRETVVAVEEAVDIKDIEEGNEAVADHHPRGSQSGSKGQECRVVASDYLT, from the exons ATGGaccaacatattaaaaatctagctAACGCGACAGCGGCAGTGAGCTGGAAACTCGACCAGATAACACGCCGACTGTACGCATTAGATTTCGTGTCTATCGTAAGAACATTGATCACAGACACATTAAATGATGTGCACGACATCACGGATTTCTTGACACATTCAAAATCCGACATGCTGAATCTGCGGTTATTTCCATTAGAAAAAATACTAGCGGAGCTAAAGGAAGCCGCAGGAAAATTAAGAAGGGAAAATCACTTTCCATTTCGTATCAACGAACAAAGTTGGTACAATATCCATGAATACGCAGAGATCAGCGCGTATTACAAAGGAAAtgcaataataacaattataaaattcccgATAGTGggatatgaaaattttgaagtaATGCGAGTCACGGCAATTCCCGTGTATAGTGGTGATCAATTCATcataaatgaaataatcgctttcgacaaagaaaataataactaccTAAAATTAACCGCGACCGAGTTAGAAAAATGCAAACGCAGCGACAAACAGTACGTGTGCACTCACAGCCATCCGATATACCACGCAAAGGCAAATGCCCCGTGCGAAATACAAGCACTCACGAGACCGGATCGACAACCGACGCAGTGCAAAACCCGACACCTCCTATCAAGAGCGACCATATGGATCTCCCTACACGAAGCCCAATCATGGATATTCTCAACTACGGAAGAACAGGAGAtccaaatattttgtttaaaccaCCCcaggaatattattaaaattaaaaacaccgATAAACTTACTATTTTCGGCGAATGTCAG ACAAAAAACGAAGAGGATACGCGGCCGGAAGATCGCGAGACCGTGGTCGCGGTGGAAGAGGCCGTGGATATCAAGGATATCGAGGAGGGCAACGAGGCGGTGGCCG ATCATCATCCACGAGGCAGTCAGTCAGGAAGTAAAGGCCAAGAATGTCGTGTCGTCGCTTCAGATTATCTCACGTAA